The segment TTtctacatttaaataaaacacaaaaaaaagacacaaatgttgacagtttgatttttttaatttttttgtattatttgaaattattcacattttatctctccctccatagAAAAACAAGGAGCCGATTTTCAGTAGGCACTCGTCCCCCAAGTTAGGAGACCCTTGTACGGCCATCACAAGGGAATAAGCTTTCcgttttggggaaaaaacaaaacaaacaaaactgatGCCTGCAGTGAAAAACCCTACTTTACATGTCTTACTGTAATCATTTTATATTCCCCAGCttaaaaaataggctacatagTACCATAGTCTTatttacaaaagaaaaagataaaaataaaaaataaaataaaaaagtgaaatcAAAACCGATCATTtccttcctgctgctgctctgaagTGAGAGTGCAACCAATCTTCTCATTTAATGGCCATCCTCTGCTCAATACTCtggcgctttttttttttttagggtcaACAACACCCtacagttttctttctttttttctctttttggttcctcaaaaaggtttttaaaaaaaggaagtggaaaaaaaaaaaacgcttaaTATGCAACGCATAACGGTCATTAGAACCACAGAGGCGCTGGAACTAAAACATAACTCTCCACAGGAGGTAAAACTGGAGCTCAGATGTCCATCTCAAACTGGTTGTCATctgttagagagaaagagagagagacaaggaggagaaaagaaggtGGAGATTAATAACAGTCAGTTGGCACTCGTGTGTTAGCACCCCAAGCTCAACCACACCCTAATAACGGACAGCAGGGAAGGGGTGCAAGCTGCAGCCCTTATCAATACATTGTCAAGTCCCAAAAAAACACCACTTGAATAAACGAGCACGGATCCCTAATCCAAAGCCCATGACATACTCtgtatgtttaccaacccagagagaaagagggtcaCCCGTAATCCCCGTGGTCTTTAGCTTGACGGGAAGAATAGAGCAGGATAGATGGATGGTTGGctattttattccaaaacaaacagcagcctCGACTTGTCCATGACCGCTGTCTAGAGAAGCGTTGTCTATCTTTGGCCACACTGTCACTGACAACTTCTCTGCATGGTCATGGCCAAAACAACATCCTTTTATCTCCTATAACTCATTATGTCCTCTACACTGCAGATAACTATCAGATATACTGAAAAGCCAGTAAAAAAGGCAGTGATGCATATTTCCCAAATAATGTAGGATATCTTTCCTAACACGTCAGCAAAAACAGATCAACAGCACATGCTACTATCGGCCTGACAGATACAAAAAGATAGCCTATCATATACATAGTATGCAAAGATTGCTTGTCGAGTGATAAGTGGCTGGCCTAGTTTTGAAGGTGCTAAAAGCCTGGTTATGCCCAGGAAGGCAACAGCCACTGAAAGACTGAAATAACACATGGTGATAATGACTGAGAACTCTTGTGGCTTTACCCCCCCATACTCAGTCCTCAACGGGGCAAAATGTAGGTTATGGCACTGCAGGAACACATGCTGGACCTATCTGCTGTATTGCCACATGTCAAGTAACACTCATGGGAACATAAAATGCTGACCGTCGTGTTGTAAACAAAAGTTAAAGGCTGCCACTGTACAAAGTTCATGAGAACATAACATGATGACtagaaagaaatgccttctatGCACAAGACCTCAGCAGTTCATATAGGCCTCCATTATTAGATTGATAATAAAATAGTGTACTGGGATTTCATGTAGTTTTCATATAACACAGGAAGAGTGAGAGATGAGATGTACGGACAAGGTCACTCAATCCAGTAATTCCTGTTTTTACTTactttaacccccccccccaccaccaccaactgtatgtgtttgcacaCGTGTACCTGTGCACGTGTGTTTACCTGCCAGGTCACTCCACTTCTTATGTATATATAGCTAATCTATGTGGTGGTATGTTTACCTGGAAggtccttctcctcttcctcaacctCCTCTTTGAGATCCTGCAGTTTCCCCATGGGGTGTGTAGCGGGTACTGTTACCCCGGGGATCTGGGGCAGACAGCACGGGGGGGTCCGGGCAATGGGTGAGTTTCGACACTCCAACAGGAACTTCCTGTCGTAGATGATGCGGGTGCCTGCGtttaagagaaagagggagagtgggggggGTGTTGCTTAGTGATAGCCTAGTTAGTAGCACATATCTCAGTGAGTTGTACATTTGGGGGGTTATGTTTACTTCTCCACTACTGCAGAGGGGACGTGagccaggagaggaggggtgtgtgtgtgtgtgtgtccgctcaGCCTCATGGTCGACAGGCCTGCTGGACACataccaaacaaacacaccctgtTCTCTATGCAGGGAACAGAGGGGAGGGATGAAGGCTGCCTCTGCAATCAGTTCTTGGAAATCAGAGCACATGTACACATTCTGTCTTTGGACCATGAGGCCTTGAGATTAAACCCATATGTGGCCTCCTCTGGCTGGGTTAAGGCTTTAGTATTGCCAGCTGAAGCAACGTGCCCAGGTGTGTATCCATGAGCAGCTTTCAATCAACAGTCTGACACTCAACCCAATACAATGCTCCAATTAGAGGTGACATGATTTTACCTCCTATGCCAATTGCATACAAAACCACTCTAACTTTCCACATCAAAATTCTACTTCGCATGTCTCACTTAATGTCAGTCTGTCGCTACGAGCTCCAACTTTCAAACTTAGGCCAATGGCACATTAAAACTAAGTGTCTTGAATGGCATGTTGTGATAAGTTGAAGTTTGTCCAGGACTCGTCTGAGTCAGGGAGTGGTATGCTAATCATGTTATTCTGTACTGGAGTTTGAACCGTTCTGTACAGTATCAGTTCACCCTCCTCATAAGGAAAAACATGTTACGTAATAACTGGCTGGTGAGCGGCCCATGCTGGACAAAGGGGGAACAaaacagaggggggagagagggagagagaaggaaaatggGGCGAGACACTCAGTCCCTTGCCTGCACTTTTCACTACTATATCTTGCATATACCCCCGTGCACAAcatgtttccttttcctcctcctcctaactCGTACAGAATGTTCTCTACTATTCCTGAAATGCAAGGCAGAGGGCTGCGGGGATAGGACAGCCTCCAACTCCTCCACCGCTACCGAGGCCAATCACTTCGCTGTTCTGACAGCTGGAGCCGTACACCCCCTCCGAATAAGAGGTCACGGGTTAGACAGCTCTTGTTGTCATTTGACGTCAGTGTTTTTCCTGCAACGAAAAACACGACTGCATGTGCCCAGAGCCCACAATATCACGGTGGGATATAACTTCatgacttcagttgtttcatATACCACGTGAGCCATTTTGTTCACTTTGC is part of the Centroberyx gerrardi isolate f3 chromosome 16, fCenGer3.hap1.cur.20231027, whole genome shotgun sequence genome and harbors:
- the eif4ebp3l gene encoding eukaryotic translation initiation factor 4E-binding protein 3-like, with the protein product MSTDTNQVKSCPIPTRVLTLKDWSQLPDCYSQTPGGTLFSTTPGGTRIIYDRKFLLECRNSPIARTPPCCLPQIPGVTVPATHPMGKLQDLKEEVEEEEKDLPDDNQFEMDI